The proteins below are encoded in one region of Triticum aestivum cultivar Chinese Spring chromosome 1B, IWGSC CS RefSeq v2.1, whole genome shotgun sequence:
- the LOC123112645 gene encoding cullin-1, whose translation MTTHERKTVDLEEGWAFMQKGITKLKNILEGKPEPQFSSEDYMMLYTTIYNMCTQKPPHDYSQQLYDKYRESFEEYISSMVLPSLREKHDEFMLRELVKRWSNHKVMVRWLSRFFHYLDRYFISRRSLPALREVGLSCFRDLVYQEIKGKVKSAVISLIDQEREGEQIDRALLKNVLDIFVEIGLGSMECYENDFEDFLLKDTADYYSIKAQTWIVEDSCPDYMLKAEECLKREKERVAHYLHSSSEPKLLEKVQHELLTQYASQLLEKEHSGCHALLRDDKVEDLSRMYRLFSRITRGLEPVSQIFKQHVTNEGTALVKQAEDAASNKKPEKKDIVGLQEQVFVRKIIELHDKYVAYVTDCFQGHTLFHKALKEAFEVFCNKGVSGSSSAELLATFCDNILKKGGSEKLSDEAIEDTLEKVVRLLAYISDKDLFAEFYRKKLARRLLFDKSANDEHERSILTKLKQQCGGQFTSKMEGMVTDLTVARDHQTKFEEFISTHPELNPGIDLAVTVLTTGFWPTYKSFDINLPAEMVRCVEVFKEFYQTRTKHRKLTWIYSLGICHITAKFEAKTIELIVTTYQAALLLLFNGADKLSYSEIVTQLNLSDDDVVRLLHSLSCAKYKILTKEPSNRSISPNDVFEFNSKFTDKMRRIKIPLPPVDEKKKVVEDVDKDRRYAIDASIVRIMKSRKVLGHQTLVMECVEQLGRMFKPDFKAIKKRIEDLITRDYLERDKENPNVYRYLA comes from the exons atgacgacGCACGAGCGGAAGACCGTCGATCTGGAGGAAGGCTGGGCCTTCATGCAGAAGGGCATCACCAAACTCAAGAACATCCTCGAGGGCAAGCCGGAGCCGCAGTTCAGCTCCGAGGACTACATGATGCTCTACAC GACGATATACAACATGTGCACGCAGAAGCCCCCGCACGACTACTCGCAGCAGCTCTACGACAAGTACCGCGAGTCCTTCGAGGAGTACATCTCCTCCATG GTCTTACCTTCATTGAGAGAGAAGCATGACGAGTTTATGTTGAGGGAGCTAGTAAAGAGGTGGTCTAACCACAAAGTGATGGTTCGGTGGCTATCACGGTTCTTCCATTACCTTGATCGATACTTCATTTCACGTAGATCGCTTCCAGCATTGAGAGAAGTTGGGCTCAGTTGCTTTCGAGATTTG GTATATCAAGAAATCAAAGGGAAAGTAAAAAGTGCAGTCATTTCCTTG ATAGACCAAGAACGTGAGGGTGAACAAATTGACAGGGCTCTGTTAAAgaatgtcttggatatatttgttgAGATTGGCTTAGGCAGTATGGAATGTTACGAGAATGATTTTGAAGATTTCTTGCTGAAGGATACTGCAGATTACTACTCTATCAAGGCCCAAACCTGGATCGTGGAAGACTCTTGTCCTGACTATATGTTAAAG GCCGAGGAGTGCTTGAAGAGGGAGAAGGAACGAGTTGCTCATTATTTGCATTCTAGTAGTGAACCGAAGTTATTGGAG AAAGTGCAACATGAGTTGTTAACGCAGTATGCAAGCCAACTTTTGGAGAAGGAGCATTCTGGATGCCATGCATTACTTCGTGATGACAAG GTTGAGGATCTCTCAAGGATGTACAGGCTCTTTTCTAGAATAACTCGTGGCCTAGAACCTGTTTCTCAAATTTTTAAGCAG CATGTTACCAACGAAGGGACAGCATTGGTGAAACAAGCAGAAGATGCTGCTAGTAATAAGAAG CCAGAGAAGAAGGACATTGTTGGTTTGCAGGAACAG GTTTTTGTCCGGAAAATCATTGAGCTCCATGACAAGTATGTAGCATACGTCACTGACTGTTTCCAGGGGCATACCCTCTTCCATAAG GCGCTTAAAGAGGCTTTTGAAGTGTTCTGCAACAAAGGTGTCTCTGGTAGTTCAAGTGCTGAATTGCTTGCCACCTTCTGTGATAATATTTTAAAGAAAGGCGGCAGTGAAAAACTCAGTGATGAAGCTATTGAGGATACCCTGGAGAAG GTAGTGAGATTACTCGCCTACATCAGTGATAAGGACCTTTTTGCTGAGTTTTACAG GAAGAAGCTGGCTAGGAGATTGCTATTTGACAAGAGTGCTAATGATGAGCACGAAAGAAGCATTCTGACCAAGCTAAAACAACAGTGTGGTGGCCAATTTACTTCAAAAATGGAGGGCATGGTCACTGACCTTACTGTTGCAAGGGATCATCAAACTAAGTTTGAAGAGTTCATAAGCACACACCCTGAATTGAATCCTGGGATAGACTTGGCAGTTACTGTTCTGACAACAGGATTTTGGCCAACTTATAAATCATTCGATATAAACCTTCCTGCTGAGATG GTGAGATGTGTGGAGGTTTTCAAAGAGTTTTATCAAACAAGAACTAAGCATAGAAAACTTACATGGATATATTCCTTGGGAATCTGCCATATCACCGCAAAGTTTGAGGCCAAGACTATCGAGCTCATTGTTACAACTTACCAG GCTGCATTGTTGCTATTGTTCAATGGAGCTGATAAACTTAGTTACTCTGAGATAGTAACGCAACTGAACCTGTCAGATGACGATGTAGTGAGGTTGCTCCATTCTCTCTCTTGTGCGAAATACAAGATTCTTACTAAAGAACCAAGTAACAGATCTATTTCTCCTAATGAtgtatttgaatttaattcaaaatttaCTGACAAGATGAGGAGAATTAAG ATACCTCTGCCTCCAGTTGATGAGAAAAAGAAGGTAGTTGAAGATGTTGACAAGGATCGAAGATACgcaattgatgcatccattgttcgTATTATGAAGAGCCGGAAAGTCTTAGGTCACCAGACACTAGTAATGGAGTGTGTGGAGCAACTTGGTCGCATGTTCAAG